From the Coffea eugenioides isolate CCC68of chromosome 1, Ceug_1.0, whole genome shotgun sequence genome, the window AAGGATAAAATAAAGAATCAATtcgacaaaagaaagaaaggcagGTCAGTCATAACAGATAGAAAGATGAACATTTCTTTCTGGGATTCCATATTCATTGTCATCAAGGGAATCAAGCATAACTACAGAGAAAGATTTTTCGGAAGAATGGCTAATTGCGAATACAACCGGGTACTCAAATGAGATTCCTCATTCATTTGCAAATTGAAAACTGCGCCCAGGCGGAAGTTGGAGAAGTAATGGAATGTTGATTTAAGATGAACAGACGATTGAGGAGTAGACAAATAAATTGTATTCAGATGATGAAACACAGATATGACATAGTTCTTCACTGATTTAATTCAAAGCTAGTCCAAGAATAACCAACTCAAGCTCATCATTCGTCTTTGAGTTGATCCTGCAGGATGCAGCCCTTCCCTCCAAATTGCACCAAAAAGCTGGCTAAGAGAGGGTTTAAGGATGACGTTTGCTAAGCAGCATCAGAGGATGACACAGACACAACCTCTGTTTTCCTCCTCAAAATCATTTTCCCCTGTCTCACTGCAGCCAATGACATCAAAACACCCCATATTCAGAAATTTtggaatttctttctttctgaaaCAGTAGTTGGAAAAGAGATGGAGCCATTATTAAAGACATTGCAAGGGATCGccatctatttatttatttatttatttttgaatcAAGTCTATCTATTTATTTACCGTCCTGTAAAAAAGATCAGAGAATTGGACAAATTTTACAAAATTCATCAGGAAAGTCAAAACAATATGCGGCTCAAATCCGAATTTGAAAGTGAAAGAAGGATGAGAAAATGCATAATATCCATAATTAAGATTGAGAGCCAGACTATTTGATTACTACATCAATGCAAACATCTATGCTGCAACAGAGAGATATTGTGTCCTTCAATGTCAACCAGTACACAGGCTCATAAAAATGATGAAGCAAAACTATCTCTTCAGCATCTTAATTATGTTACGTTGGAGAAGGTTCAAGGCACAAGCACGCACTGACAGGGCACAATGTCACAAAAACTAGTGGCTGGAAATAAGTCGGACATTTTCTATAGCCGTTGCTAGTTTCAAAACAAGAATATAAAAACTCAGAACTGTTTTTACTACATTCAGCTGTACTAAATTGACCAAAAAGATGAAACATTCTGCTATAAGAAAAGCTAGCTATTATCAAATAGTTAATCGATGGTTCTGCATTAGTTAATGATCAACATGCCTTGTGTGTTTGAGCATAGATTCCACTGTGATGCAGCCAAAATAAGCACCAGTGACAATCCTTTTCCAGTTCCTAAGGTCATGGCattcctctttcttttctcctaacACCAAGTTCCTAACAGATGTGTTAGGATGCTTACAGGCCAAGCCCTTTGGTAACATAGGCCATGCTTACTGCAATATTCTATCATAAGTCTTTGCTCAGTACAAAATATGTCCAGTGAGTCTAAGCTGAACTCTGTATCATGTTGCTTTGGGCTAATGTCCCATCAGGAATGCtgtaaatttaaagaaaatttaTCCATGTTTAGCAATGTTCACTATTCGCTTCTCATTCACACTTCTAGGTGCCCAATTCTTTGATACTACCACAGGTTGTAGAATCAAGAATGTAGAAAGGCATAATTTGTTTTCAAAGTCCTCATCAAGTTAAGACTTGTGAGCTATGTGTCCTTGCGATATGCTAAAAAAATTGAGCTACAATAGACACACTTTTGGTTGCAATGGAGGAACTTGAGATTTAATAGTATCTCAATGAAGCACTATACTACTGAGACACCCCGTGCAAGATTTGCTTCCTAAATTCTCAGTTTTGAGTAAAGCAGCAATAACGGTAATGCCACTGAAGTTTACAGTATATAAGCACCTATCACACTTATAGCTCTTTCTTAGGACTCTCAGTTTTGTAAATACTACTACTTTTACTCATTTTTGGAATGTCAAGCTAATGTTCGAACAGACTTGGATATTCTGCTTAAAATTCAAGAACAAATCAGCAACTTATAGCGTACAGCTGCTAATTGGTCTCTACACTTCCTGATTCTTTCCAATGGTCAGGTTCCAATTAACTCGCACATCTTTCTGGTCAGACAAATGGCAATCAAACATAATTGATCCATATCTGCTTGAACAACGTAATAAtcagaaatttaaaaattttcagaaTTCATCCCAGGATCTCATTAAATTCTCACATACTGAAGCCACTTTTAGTTTTTTGCGATAGTTTTTTGAACGCTTGAAGCAAACTTTTCCTAGTTcatcattatttcctcaaaacagCAAAGTCAAGGAAATTAAAACAGAATTGCAAGAAACCATCGCCATCTCATGTACAACAATATACAGAAATTCTATCCATAGTTAAATCAGGTAAACAAACATTAGAGAGGAGGAGAGACAGAATAAGACAAAGGGAGTTAACCTGGATTCAAATTCCTTGATCTCAACAAGTTCTTTACCTAAGTTATCCATCCATTGCACTCTCTTCTTTTCAACCTCTTTTAAAGGATCGGAAGGTCTTGTAGGGGCCTTCTTCATACAGCTCTTAAGGACATTCTCACCCTGTTCCTTCCCGTCTGGAatgtcttcttctttctttatcTTAGGGGCTTCGGTGGACGACTGATCAGAGCTATCAGAAACGGAAACAACTCTGAAAGGGGCTTGTGGTAGGGTACTTTCCAATTTCAATGGCCCAGAATTATAGAGATGAGCAGCAGCTGAAGGTTTGCAGAAGCATATGAATGGACAATGAATCTTGCAGAACAAAACCCTCATGAAAATGCTTTGCTTCATCAACGGTACATCTCAACTATCTATGACCAACCCATTGACAAACACCATACTAGTAGTAAAGATTCAAGCTTTTGACTCCCACACCCTCTCCTTCATAGAATGGAGAGTGTCAAGAAAGGGTTCAATTCAATAGATGATTAATGAATTTAATGCCCTTTTAATCACCTTGGAAGAACATTAGTGCTAAAATTGGAAAGTTGGCAGCAAAAGTATTCATCACCCAATATTAACTAACCACCAAAAATATGGCATCCCTAACACCACTTACATACAATTTAGAAAAACGGTACTACTGCTTTGACATTCAATCTATCAGTATTATAGAAAATACTAATAAAGAATCCGTATCCATCAATCTGTGGAAGGTAGCATAATTCTGGGTTTTGGAGGCTTGTGGAAGCGCAGTGCAGTGAGTGCACCATCAACAGCAAATGGGCACCTCTAAAACAAAACTCACAAATTATCCAGAAACCTCTGCTCTCCTTTTTAAGACTTGTATTTTAATGAAAGACAAGACAAATTTCTTACCGGCACCTACTGCATATTAGTAACTTGGTCATCTGAAATGACAATTACACCCTCTTCCAGGTTGCTAATGATTGGACTGCTTTTTCCCCACCACTCACCAATCTCAATTCCTCATGATTGATCATACCGGTAAGTTAGTAATTCATAAAATAGGAACGGGAATATGCGAAGGCACAGGAAGCAACAAGACTCGTACAAGTAAATTACTAGCATAATACCGGGACAGGGACAAGTAAAGAACAAAGAAAAGGGGAAGCTTGGCTGATAGGAAAGTTCAGCTGCAGCCCATGGAGAAGATGGACAAATTTCAACCAAATACCCAACTCTCCGACATCCCATAACATGGCATGGCAACTATCCAGTTGTTCTACTTGACTAAAAGAAAAAGGTTCTACTTTTACCGCAAATCATTTAAGTGGCTTTATTGTGctgtgaaaggaaaaaaaaaagcaactttTTCAACTTTTAAAAGTTCAGCTCTGATTTACCAACCGACTTGCAAAATCTTCATGTTGTGCTCCCATACCAGTATGTATCTTGCCAGTATGAAGCCAACACCAAAACCCATTACGATGTGTCATACAACTAATCGGGAATCTGGCGCATAAATAATGCATTTGTGCACGTAGGTGAGAATTAGGATAAGATCTTCCAGGATGAATGTGTGGGAAGATTTGGTAAGCATGATGATAATGCTATATAGTATAACAAGGGAAGGAACATACGCAATACCAGCAACAAATAATAAACTACTCGTTAGGACTTGCAGAAGATTTTCTCTGCTTTCTATGGTAGTACATCTCTTGTGCTTTGGTATTTACagatcccttttttttttatatagattgaaaaaaaaaaaaaaatctttctctTGGTGGAATGTCGTCCAATTTGGGTATAGctagagctgttaatcgagcCGAGTATTTGGCTGCCGAACTCGACTCGAGTTTAATTCGAaccgagctcgactcgagctcgttaGGCAAACGAGTTTTAAAATGtgttcgaactcgactcgtcAAATGTACATGTGGCTCGAGtttgaactcgagctcgactcgtttgttgtacgagctcgagttcgagctcgtgCAAATTAACCTCAATAAAATctataaatttcaatttttatacttttgatttctaaaatgacaaatatgcCCTTTATTAACGAGTTCTAAAGAGCTACTCAAATATCAAACGAGCCGAGCTTACTCGGCTTGTTAATTAAACGAGCACATTTctagctcgagctcggctcgtttacCGCAACTAACGAACCGAGCTCGTGCCTTATCGAGCCGAGGTCTAACTCGAGCTACTGGTGAAGTTTAACAGCTCTAGGTATAGCCATAGGAAATGTTTAGTAGGTAGGTTATAGCCTTAGTTGAAGAGGTGCCGTTGGTTGCCATTATTCTAATGATTAGCCATCAGACCTTCGAATTTGCCTTCCATGTGTGCTTTATTCTATTCACATCCTCAACAAGAAGTTTGCAGTATTGACTTTTGACGTTGGCAAGCATAAGCCAAGGAAAATAAATGAATTTTCAGGAGGAGAGACCTAGGGAAGTAATTACCTAGGAGAATCCAGTTCCAAGTCTAAAGAAACAAGTTTCTTGAATTTTCCATCTattccctttgttttttttttcttggttctTACCAAGTCATGGTATGCAAAATAAATACTAAATGAATTTGACCTCCTTTCCCCCCTCAGTGGCTTTTGAAGCAACGTTAGACAATAGCAGTCCCAGTTGGTTTGTCTGTGTCTCGTTCCTCAACTATACAAAATAAATGTGAAAGTGAAGCTGTAGACTGTAGTGCACTTTTCCTAAACAGACGGACAAAAACTTGATTGATGCTCATCAGAGAAGCCAAAGAgctttttccattgccactaTAATGTGCAGCACTTTTTCTGAGAGGGTGATTCAGTCATGTGCTACCATATGATATGATTTGATGGTACCCCAATTCCATGCTATATTAACTCTTGAACATGCTCTGGCTTAAACATCTGCACATATTCAAACTTGGTTCTCTACCCTATCTGTCGCTGCTTGCttcttaactttttttttttttaacacaagaAATATCCCAATTTTACCAGACTAATTTCCTTATGCCTGTGCACTCCGCCCCAAGAATACACAAGCGGTGAAGAGATGACTCAAACACACAATCTCGAAACTTAACTAGGCTACCTCGAAACCGTACGAACCAACCAAGGGGCGCTTGCTTCTTAACTATTGCTGATAGTTAAGGGCGCTTGTTCGTGGATTTACTTTCTTTATGGGAATTGGATTGTGAGTAGAAAGAGGGCCGGTCCTGTCCTGTCCTGTGGTAGGACTGGCAAAGGGCAATGAAGTGCTTTGGGATGCGTCCGAAGATAATAATTGCAGAAGGCAGAAAAGCAAAGCTGATGTTTATGGTTATGCAAATGCAAACAGGTGGAGGAGGAAAGCGAGGACCATCATTGGTTATGAAAAGGGTTTTTGTCAATCAATCTATTactacaaatccttttcctccCACTGCTGGGACAGACGCATGCATTAGTGTATTTGATTGCGGTTGCAGTGTCCCTTGCCTCTCCTGACTCTGTCTTCCCTTATCCCCACATCAATCCTCATGTTACATTCCTACTTCCTCCCACTGCATCTGTCATGAAGCTAATGTCATCAGTTCCTTTCCCAAATCTTCCAACATATACTCTGTCCGAACTGAGCAATCAACGAGTCACCTGATTACTAGAACTCAATCCCAATTCCTTTAGCTAGGCAGGGGAAAATTATCTGGTCAAGAAAATGTCTAATTTCCAGCTGCATACATGCAATAGAAGTTCAGATGAACTAAAAACTTACCCCCCCTTACTTTCTTTATCAAGAGTATCAAACAGGTATCATAAGAGCTAGACTTCCACTTCAGTTAGTCTGGAACTGTAAAATTTGTTTACAAGCTTCAATGTTTAAGATATATCTTTATCCACAACAGGAAAAAATGGTAATGTATaaaattgataaattacaaTAATGGAATAACTTCCTTCTGGATATCATACCAGTTGATTTTGTCACAGGCAAGTGCAAAAAGCCCCCAACAAACCTTAGAGATCAAATAGGGCATCCGCAGCCTTCACGAGTTGGGAACAATAGTTCCCTAGTCTCCAATCACCAAATAAACAAAAGACAACACTAGTAGCACATATGCAGCAGAATCactttttccaaaaatcataCACTACTAATCAACATCTCAAATGTCAGAACTGAACCCATTACCGTCAAGTACAGATCAAGAATGACTTGGCATTAACCTAGATTTACTTGTATAAGTAAGATTCTGCCCATATGATGGATAGAATATTAATCCGCGTATACAGTGTCAATAGATTCATCAGACTTCTCTAATACATGTACAATGGGGTTTATGGATGAAATCGAGAATATAACAGAAACACATAACATGAGTGTTTCAGCAGCCAGGGCAGTATAGACCACCAAAGGTGAGTATGAAGAACTAGAGCTCTTGCCTAACCGTGCAGGCAAAAAACACTTCCTTTGCAGCATTTTGTGGAAGAAAATGATAGCAAACAGCCAAGGCATCAAACCTTCACTTCATTTCAGAACAGCTAGCATCCTAGAGTAGAAACGTTCATCAACAAGGTAGCCAAACAGCCAGAAACCAAATTGGCCAGCAACTGCATAAACTACTGCTGATTCTTAAGGACAGGAAAAGCAATAACATCACGAATACTTGCAGAGTCAGTAAGAAGCATCACTAGCCGATCAATGCCAAGCCCCTGAAAAGAACAATGGTCTATGTGCATTAGATACCATGATTACTAAAAAGCACAGCTGGtaaaaagctaagacataatTAACTAATCTTTGATTCACTTAAGCTCAACTTCTATGACGCAGTCAAGCTTGAGTAAATAGTGACTAAAGATGCATACCGAGTATATATTGGATATATTACTCTGTATGGAATACCAAATTTATGAATTGAGTGTTAGGCTAACTACTGGTCAGTAAAGTTTTACTAGCATGTCTACTGTTACATCATGTTAACAaaggtagggctgtcaacgggccggaattcattattccggacccggacccgaattactatgccggatccggatccgacccgtttacccgacgggtcttttattctatgttccggatccggatccgggtctacccgaacaaatttaccaaaatttataatttctaataaaaatgagaaaaaaatatatttgtaaactaatttctaactaatgcaaagaaaaaaccaaataagaaaagaaatcaaattaactttattaaaatacatcaccctaattaaattatattgataaatatatattttttaaattattaattcatttatatccggatccgggtcggaatactatattccgtatccgacccgttttttgtttgacaaaacggatccggtccggatccgggtctagacccgacccaTTGACAGGCCTAAACAAAGGGTACCTTAGTTACGATGGAATGGTAATGCAGAGCTAAATGACGAAATGAAAATTGCGCTCATTTAACTTCTTATTGTAGGTAGACAGCAGACTCACTcagacaaaataaaaataaaaaaaaaggtagacaataattttattttcataATGTGAATATATGGCTTACCCTAGTagcagcaaaagaagaaaagaaaccagaaaaagtaaagaaatgcTACTGTAAACCTTTCGTGTACCGTCCAAGCCTTGGAACATCTTATCTTAAGACAAATTTGATATATGGTCTAAATTAAATCACAGTATGCAAACTAGCCAAAATAAGACCTAAAATACTTACATCGACTCTTCTCCCAATCAAAGAAAGTGAAAGGCGAAAGTAAACCATTTGACAGGTCACAGATCAGTCAGAAGTCAGAACTACCAGGCATTGAGGAGCTGACATGAGATAACTAGAGCAAGACAGGGGCTATATTTGAAAAATGGTAGTATAGAAAGTGCATGCTTTTAGTTCAAAAAGAAATACCTATTCACACGTTTTGACAAGGATAAATTAATTGTCTATAGACCATGCAACTTGTGGCCCACTTTAGGAGTCAGAAAGTTCCTCTTGGTCAATTCATAGAGGAACCAATGGATGTTCAAATAATTCCAAGAACTGGAATTTTGCATTAGAATATTACCCCTTGATTGTCTATTATAAATAGGGATCAGATATGCATACCATTCCAGAAGCAGGAGGCATCCCATATTCTAGAGCTGTCAGAAAGTCTTCATCAAGAGTTACTTCATATGAGTCATCATcacttttgtttttattttcttcacaaTCAACTAATTCTGCATCAATTGCTGTTTTCTTCTCATTATGCTGCCTCACTTGAGCTTCCAGACGTGCTCTCTAAATCCATGGATAACAATCAATAAATTTAATGCAGCTTCAACAACATAGGCACCCACATACTTATGTCGGTGTTTCAAATGCAGGGCCATTGCAAAACAAAACCATTAGACTTAAGCATCAATGGAAACATGAACATCCCAAATTGCACAGCTTTCCATGACTAATCAAAAACTTGTTCTGAAAGAATTTAGAATATCAGTTTAAACAAAACGACAATCTTAGAAATGGTCAATCTCATAACAATACAATAGTGCAGtgtcttagttgataacttgatCCAATGGACAGTCATATCTGTGTTTTACAAACTTTTTAAACTCATTCTCATTCTGACAGTTTCTTTAATGGCAAAACATGCAATATAACTTAAAAGAcatgaaacaaaaggaaagaacTTGCGTCATTCAGTAAAATATTTCTACATCCAGACGCTAAAatacaacaaaaacaagatgcattcacttcaaaaaaaaaatcaacttacAATCACCTCCACTTGCATtaccaattaaacaattacaccgtccaaggaaaatgaagatttctATTCCAAGTGTGATTAGGTATTAAATTATAGATAGCAATCTGAGACGGAAAGCTTCCTTCCTAGGAGATGAAGGGTGTAAAGCCTACTGCATTCTcccacacccccccccccccaaaaaaaaagggattacATTCAAGGATACCTGGTCCAAAGGATCAGTTAGTTCAGAAAAGGCATTTGCCAGTTCACGACCACATATGAAGAGTTCAAATCTCTCGGTCAAGCCAGCATGCCTGAGAAGAAAAGAAGCTAAATTAAGATACGTGACTGTATTTTCATGTAGAAGACATACTAGTATAGGGTACTAATGGGAGGACACGACTTATGTTACACAAGGTGCAAACCAAAGAAGTACGAAACATCTGCTAAGAAAAGGTCCAACACAGTATAAAAGTGGATTAAGTCATGACCAGACAACAAAACAATATTGACTAACTCCTCCATCCACCATAACAGAATACAATTCCTATTTCATATTCATTGTTGATAATGGTTCTTGATTAGAAACAGATTGCACTTTGTCTCAAATCAGATACTGACAAAAAGGCtatgaagaaaaaatagaaagaacTTCCTCAAAATTCTGACACGTTAGGTACCAATCATAACATATCCATGCAAGATAACACACATTAAATATTAAATGAGGAACTGTTCCTAATGCACTGCTGAGTAATTGAAGCATACCACTTCCAAAACAAAGCTTCAGTACCTTCTGTGCGGTTTGGCTAGTGGTGATTTTTCAATAGGATAATCCAAAACAAAAGTGGGTTGTATTAGCTGTGGTTCTACCACAATTTCGAAAACCTGGAAAAGATGAAGAAACAAGTAACTTGTAAAGTCTCAAGATGGCacagaaaaaaggaaagaagcaTGCTGACATAACTCAAGTCAAGTATTCTAGTGGCTTCCGTCAGAAATTTCCCactacaaaaataaaataattcttCAATATATGCCTCCACAAATTCATAGTGAATATCCAACAGACGTTTCAGATCTACCTCATTTAGCACATGACCCACAGATGGGCATGCTTCAATTGAAAATGTGTCTATATTATCATGACTATAATCAAGTGCTTTAAGGGTAGCTTCTTTTGCAGTTTTGAGATCATCACCAAACTTCAAGAAATCAATCCCAGTGGCTTCTTTGACAAGATTGTGCATTGTTTCCCGCCTCCAAGGCCTCTCTAAGCATATTCCTATCCCCTGCAAAGAAAGTTATTAATCTATCACCAATTTCAAACAACATGGATTGGTCTAAGTACAATAACCCCAATAGATTCAATAATACCAGAGCACAACTGACAATTAATTTGAAGCTACTCCGACAATCaattttgtttccaaaattAACAGGTCAGAATCATCTTGAGCAAATATGACCCAATAAATGAAACTTCACAAAGTATTTGACATGGATGAAAAGGAACGAAGGCAACTCATCCATTTTCATCATCCAGCCATATGCTAAGAGCAAAATATACTTTTTAACCCCCTCAAAACCAAGAGGTTGAATCAGAGGGAAAAAGACAACAGCAAACTGTACTTACCTGATATTCAATGTTAAGTGTGCCATGAACTGCAAGAGCACATCGTGTCACGATCTCTTCTGTCATATTCATCATACTTTGGTAGTCTGAATATGCTTCATACATCTACATTCAAAAGCTacaacaaaattaaaatgaagGTTCATGGAGATTAATATTAAATGATGGAGGCAATAGCACATAGGCCTTGTTCTCAATTGCTTtagattttacaaaatctgattaCAGAGAATAATCAGAAACAGCAAAAGCTACCTTTTGGGTGATTATAGATTTTAGCTTTTTGGTCATCAAAAAATCTATAATCAAAATACAAGAGCAACCGAGAACATAACGAAAACTGATTATCCAAAATCAGAATGTATAATCAGTTAAATTAATCAACCCAGAACAAGCCCATAGGTACATAGACAAAATCCACTTGACCATTACCAAGTGGGAAAAGATGAGATCAAAACAAGCTACAGAGAGACTTACTTCTATGGTGGTAAATTCAGGGTTATGGCGGGTGGAAATGCCTTCATTTCTGAATATACGACCAATCTCGTATACTTTTTCAAACCCCCCTACCTGTCATTGGTCATTAATATCTTATCATAACAAGAAGTTTATAGGGGATTTATATCAATTATCAGGAACACATAGAATCTGGAAGAGAAAGAAGACTGTAAAAGAAAGTATGAAAGGCCCCAAGCAACATTTCATGCTCAACCTGTTACCTTGCAGAAAAACTAGCAAGAAGCGTACAAAGGGTTCATAAAGCATATTTAAGATGTTTGCAG encodes:
- the LOC113776306 gene encoding uncharacterized protein LOC113776306 — encoded protein: MKQSIFMRVLFCKIHCPFICFCKPSAAAHLYNSGPLKLESTLPQAPFRVVSVSDSSDQSSTEAPKIKKEEDIPDGKEQGENVLKSCMKKAPTRPSDPLKEVEKKRVQWMDNLGKELVEIKEFESSETGENDFEEENRGCVCVIL